A single region of the Rhizobium sp. NLR16a genome encodes:
- a CDS encoding MAPEG family protein: MTGYEIFWPLLAHVALVYGLYALLGLRRGKMVRVGKIRKQDYRENRDEPAESLVVKNCLANQFELPVLFYPCCILLYIAEADNLVALGLAWLFVALRYAHAAIHVTSNDLSYRSPIFAAGYLVLAAMWGWLAIWMAMG, from the coding sequence ATGACCGGCTATGAAATCTTCTGGCCACTCCTTGCCCATGTGGCCCTGGTCTATGGTCTCTACGCGCTTCTTGGCCTGAGACGCGGGAAAATGGTGCGGGTCGGAAAGATCCGCAAACAGGACTATCGCGAAAATCGTGACGAACCCGCCGAAAGCCTTGTCGTCAAGAATTGCCTCGCCAACCAGTTCGAATTGCCTGTACTCTTTTACCCCTGCTGCATTCTTCTCTATATCGCCGAGGCCGACAATCTTGTCGCCCTCGGCCTCGCCTGGCTCTTCGTCGCTCTGCGTTACGCTCATGCCGCCATTCACGTCACCAGCAATGATCTCAGTTACCGCAGCCCGATCTTTGCTGCCGGTTATCTGGTGCTTGCAGCCATGTGGGGTTGGCTCGCCATCTGGATGGCGATGGGCTGA
- a CDS encoding SDR family oxidoreductase, whose protein sequence is MTQRLNAKIAVITGATSGIGLATAKRFVAEGARVFITGRRKDVLDAAIAEIGGEVVGIQADSANLADLDRLYERVKAESGKIDVLFVNAGGGSMLPLGEITEEQYDDTFDRNVKGVLFTVQKALPLLSPGSSIILTGSTAGSTGTPAFSVYAASKAALRSFARNWILDLKDRGIRINTLSPGPTETTGLVELAGKDPTQQQGLLDALAAQVPMGRVGRAEEVAAAALFLASEDSSFVSGAELFVDGGSAQV, encoded by the coding sequence ATGACACAACGACTGAACGCAAAGATTGCGGTTATCACGGGCGCCACTTCGGGCATCGGCCTTGCAACGGCCAAGCGCTTCGTAGCCGAGGGCGCCCGGGTCTTTATCACGGGTCGCCGCAAGGATGTTCTCGATGCAGCAATCGCTGAGATAGGCGGCGAGGTTGTGGGAATTCAGGCGGATTCAGCCAATCTCGCCGACCTCGATCGCCTCTATGAACGGGTGAAGGCAGAATCCGGGAAAATTGACGTGCTCTTCGTCAACGCGGGTGGCGGCTCCATGTTGCCCCTCGGCGAAATCACTGAAGAGCAGTATGACGACACGTTCGATCGGAACGTGAAGGGGGTTCTCTTTACGGTGCAGAAGGCCTTGCCGCTGCTCTCGCCAGGATCATCGATCATCTTGACGGGATCGACCGCAGGCTCGACCGGCACACCCGCCTTCAGCGTTTACGCCGCATCGAAAGCCGCCTTGCGCAGCTTTGCGCGCAACTGGATCCTCGACTTGAAGGATCGCGGCATTCGGATCAACACGCTTAGTCCTGGCCCGACGGAAACGACTGGACTGGTCGAATTGGCGGGCAAGGACCCAACGCAGCAGCAGGGCTTGCTCGACGCCTTGGCAGCCCAGGTGCCTATGGGCAGGGTCGGTCGCGCCGAGGAAGTTGCCGCTGCCGCACTCTTCCTTGCCTCGGAGGATTCCAGCTTCGTCAGCGGTGCCGAACTCTTCGTCGATGGCGGCAGCGCCCAGGTGTGA
- a CDS encoding LysR family transcriptional regulator — protein MTKFPDFEGLAMFAKVAEERSFLRAAQTLGVSVPTVSRAVSRLEHRLGARLFNRTSRQLALTEFGLRLVDSAARIYAEAERAEDAAREIATRPKGLIRLAAPMAFGTRWLAPVLPDFFERFPEISIDLHMSDAVVDIVGEGFDAALRIAVLPDSSLVARRLTPVDRFILAAPAYLDRYGVPEHPRDLAAHHCLGYAYRARQDVWRLRNSEGKEEVIVPSGSLKATNSQALVPMALSGLGIIELPEFLAHDYLIDGRLKPILPDWTLPTGALYFVTPSARNRPAKVEVLSDFMMARLSNPVWRRRS, from the coding sequence ATGACAAAGTTTCCCGATTTCGAGGGTCTTGCGATGTTTGCGAAGGTCGCGGAAGAGCGTTCCTTCCTTCGGGCTGCGCAGACGCTCGGCGTGTCGGTGCCGACCGTTTCGCGGGCCGTCAGCCGTCTTGAGCACAGACTCGGCGCCAGGCTCTTCAACCGGACGTCCCGGCAGCTGGCGTTGACCGAATTCGGCCTGCGACTGGTCGATAGCGCCGCACGAATCTATGCCGAGGCCGAGAGGGCGGAGGACGCTGCCCGGGAGATTGCCACCCGGCCGAAGGGTCTCATCAGGCTTGCCGCACCGATGGCCTTCGGGACGCGCTGGCTTGCCCCGGTCCTGCCTGATTTTTTCGAGCGCTTTCCGGAGATTTCCATCGACCTGCACATGAGCGATGCCGTCGTCGATATCGTGGGAGAGGGTTTTGATGCCGCGCTCAGAATCGCAGTACTGCCGGATTCGTCCTTGGTCGCGCGAAGGCTGACGCCGGTGGATCGCTTCATTCTCGCTGCACCCGCATATCTCGACCGGTACGGCGTGCCGGAACATCCGCGCGACCTAGCGGCTCACCATTGCCTGGGATACGCCTATAGGGCGCGACAGGATGTCTGGCGCCTGCGCAACAGTGAAGGCAAGGAGGAGGTCATCGTGCCAAGTGGCTCTCTCAAGGCCACAAATTCGCAAGCCTTGGTGCCAATGGCGCTAAGCGGCCTCGGGATCATCGAACTTCCGGAGTTTCTCGCGCATGACTATCTGATAGACGGCCGGCTGAAGCCGATTCTTCCCGACTGGACACTGCCGACCGGCGCACTGTATTTCGTCACACCTTCCGCGCGGAACCGGCCAGCGAAGGTCGAGGTACTTTCCGATTTCATGATGGCGAGACTGTCAAATCCGGTTTGGCGGCGAAGGAGCTGA
- the guaB gene encoding IMP dehydrogenase, protein MARIIETATGADALTFDDVLLQPGHSEVMPGQTNIATRIARDFDLNIPILSSAMDTVTESRLAIAMAQAGGLGVIHRNLTPIEQAEEVRQVKKFESGMVVNPVTIGPEAKLAEALSLMKSHGISGIPVVEKSGRLVGILTNRDVRFASDPEQKIHELMTKDNLVTVKESVDQQEAKRLLHSHRIEKLLVVDAEGRCVGLITVKDIEKSQLNPNASKDAQGRLRAAAAISVGDDGFERAERLIEAGVDLLVVDTAHGHSQRVLDAVARVKKLSNSVRIMAGNVATYDGTRALIDAGADAVKVGIGPGSICTTRIVAGVGVPQLAAIMSAVQAAQDQDVPVIADGGIKFSGDLAKAIAAGASAVMIGSLLAGTDESPGEVYLYQGRSFKAYRGMGSVGAMARGSADRYFQAEVRDTLKLVPEGIEGQVPYKGPVSAVVHQLAGGLKAAMGYVGGKDLKDFQERATFVRISGAGLRESHAHDVTITRESPNYPGAGL, encoded by the coding sequence ATGGCCCGCATCATTGAAACGGCAACCGGCGCGGACGCGCTTACCTTCGACGACGTGCTGCTGCAGCCCGGCCATTCCGAGGTCATGCCCGGCCAGACGAATATCGCAACCCGCATCGCCCGCGACTTCGATCTCAACATCCCGATCCTCTCTTCGGCCATGGATACCGTCACCGAGAGCCGGCTGGCGATCGCCATGGCCCAGGCCGGCGGCCTCGGCGTCATCCACCGCAACCTGACGCCGATCGAGCAGGCCGAAGAGGTCCGCCAGGTGAAGAAGTTCGAAAGCGGCATGGTCGTCAATCCGGTCACCATCGGCCCGGAGGCGAAGCTTGCCGAAGCGCTCTCCCTGATGAAATCGCATGGCATCTCCGGCATCCCGGTCGTCGAGAAGTCCGGCCGCCTCGTCGGCATCCTCACCAACCGCGACGTCCGCTTCGCCTCGGATCCGGAGCAGAAGATCCATGAGCTGATGACCAAGGACAATCTGGTCACGGTCAAGGAGAGCGTCGATCAGCAGGAAGCCAAGCGCCTGCTGCACTCGCATCGCATTGAGAAGCTGCTGGTCGTCGACGCCGAAGGCCGCTGCGTCGGCCTCATCACCGTCAAGGATATCGAGAAGTCGCAGCTGAACCCGAACGCCTCCAAGGATGCGCAGGGCAGGCTTCGCGCCGCCGCCGCCATCAGCGTCGGCGATGACGGCTTCGAGCGGGCCGAACGCCTGATCGAGGCCGGCGTCGACCTTTTGGTCGTCGATACCGCCCATGGCCATTCGCAGCGTGTTCTCGATGCTGTCGCCCGGGTCAAGAAGCTTTCCAACTCGGTCAGGATCATGGCCGGCAACGTCGCCACCTATGACGGCACCAGAGCGCTGATCGATGCCGGCGCCGACGCCGTCAAGGTCGGCATCGGCCCGGGTTCGATCTGCACGACGCGCATTGTCGCCGGCGTCGGCGTTCCGCAGCTCGCCGCCATCATGTCGGCCGTCCAGGCCGCCCAGGATCAGGATGTGCCCGTCATCGCCGACGGCGGCATCAAATTCTCCGGCGACCTTGCCAAGGCGATCGCCGCCGGTGCTTCTGCCGTCATGATCGGCTCGCTGCTCGCCGGCACCGACGAGAGCCCGGGCGAGGTTTATCTTTACCAGGGCCGTTCCTTCAAGGCCTATCGTGGCATGGGCTCCGTCGGCGCCATGGCCCGCGGTTCGGCCGATCGTTATTTCCAGGCTGAGGTGCGCGACACGCTGAAGCTCGTGCCCGAAGGCATCGAGGGCCAGGTGCCGTACAAGGGACCGGTCTCGGCCGTCGTCCACCAGCTCGCCGGCGGTCTCAAGGCGGCCATGGGTTATGTTGGCGGCAAGGACCTGAAGGATTTCCAGGAGCGCGCCACCTTTGTGCGCATCTCCGGCGCCGGCCTTCGCGAAAGCCACGCCCATGACGTGACGATCACCCGCGAGAGCCCGAATTATCCGGGCGCCGGCCTCTGA
- a CDS encoding MBL fold metallo-hydrolase — MAISTPIRRRTFFATGLGLLAAPVILREKAVAAATGESSNMNAMPLPEIDQFKLGSYKFTVVRDGINISEKPYETYGTNQDPETVKALLTANFLPADKLLSGYTPALIDTGADVILVDTGFGAAGRARGAGRLAEGLKAAGYSADDVTLVALTHLHGDHIGGLMENGAAAFKNARYVIGQAEYDFWSSKSREGTPAEGGHKAVLANLTPLVEKAIFIKDGDSIAPGMTAMLAAGHSPGHMVFHVESEGKRLVLTGDTANHYILSLLRPDWEVRFDMDKAQAAASRRKVFDMIATDKIAFLGYHMPFPAVGFAERQDGGYRFVAKTYQFDI; from the coding sequence ATGGCAATCTCAACGCCAATAAGGCGGCGCACGTTTTTTGCCACAGGCCTCGGGCTGCTGGCTGCGCCGGTGATTTTAAGAGAGAAGGCCGTGGCGGCCGCGACTGGAGAAAGCAGCAATATGAATGCAATGCCTTTGCCCGAGATCGATCAATTCAAGCTCGGTTCCTATAAATTCACAGTGGTGCGCGATGGCATCAACATCTCCGAAAAACCCTATGAAACCTACGGCACCAATCAGGATCCCGAGACGGTCAAGGCATTGCTGACTGCAAACTTCCTGCCGGCCGACAAGCTCCTGAGCGGCTATACGCCTGCCCTCATCGATACCGGCGCGGATGTCATTCTTGTCGATACCGGCTTCGGTGCAGCGGGGCGGGCGCGTGGCGCCGGCCGGCTTGCCGAAGGCTTGAAAGCCGCAGGATACTCGGCCGACGACGTCACCCTCGTGGCGCTCACCCATCTGCACGGCGATCATATCGGCGGTCTCATGGAAAATGGCGCAGCCGCCTTCAAGAATGCCCGCTATGTCATCGGTCAGGCCGAATATGATTTCTGGTCGAGCAAATCACGCGAAGGCACGCCCGCCGAAGGCGGCCACAAGGCCGTGCTTGCCAACCTGACGCCGCTCGTCGAAAAAGCCATCTTCATCAAGGACGGTGACAGCATTGCGCCCGGCATGACGGCGATGCTGGCCGCGGGTCACAGCCCGGGCCACATGGTGTTCCATGTGGAATCCGAGGGCAAGCGCCTGGTGCTGACAGGCGATACGGCCAACCACTATATTCTGTCGCTGCTGCGCCCGGATTGGGAAGTGCGCTTCGATATGGACAAGGCGCAGGCGGCGGCCAGCCGCCGCAAGGTTTTCGACATGATCGCCACCGACAAGATCGCCTTCCTCGGTTACCACATGCCGTTCCCCGCGGTCGGTTTCGCCGAAAGGCAGGATGGCGGCTATCGCTTCGTGGCGAAGACCTATCAGTTCGACATTTGA